The Candidatus Epulonipiscium sp. DNA window TAATTGGGAGGAAAAAGTCAACCAAATTCGCATTTATTCTGGCAAGGATTTTGAAGCTGTTAGTGAGGTACAAAGGGGGATGATTTGTGCTGTAACAGGGCTAACGCAAACAAAACCTGGGGAGGGATTAGGGACAGAAAAAAGTTTTCTAAAATCTATTCTTGAACCAGTATTATCTTATCAGATTAAATTGCCTAAGGATTGTTCCCCGAGAGAGATTATGCCAAAGCTTCGAGAGATAGAAGAAGAGAATCCGGAACTTCATATTGTTTGGAATGAAACACTTCAAGAAATCCAGGTGCAAATCATGGGTGAGGTCCAAACTGAAATATTGCAAAGTCTTGTAAAAAAAAGGTTTAATGTAGATATATCTTTTGATGAAGGTCATATAGTCTACAAAGAGACCATTACAAATACTGTGGAAGGAGTTGGGCATTTTGAGCCCCTTCGGCATTATGCAGAGGTTCATTTATTACTGGAGCCCGGGGAACGGGGTAGCGGTTTGCAATTTGAAACAGTCTGCAGTGAAGATGTCTTATCAAAAAATTGGCAGCGGCTTGTTTTGACCCATTTAGAAGAAAAGACCCATAAGGGTGTATTAACAGGCTCTGCAATTACGGATATGAAAATAACCCTAGTATCCGGTCGTGCCCATAATAAGCATACAGAGGGCGGGGATTTTAGAGAGGCAACTTACCGTGCCGTACGGCAAGGACTAAAAGAATCCCAATCTATACTGCTTGAACCCTATTACAGTTTTCAATTAGAAGTACCTAGAAATATGGTAGGAAGGGCTATGACTGATATTGAAAAAATGTATGGCACCAGTGAAATATTACAGACCGATGATGAAATGACAACCCTAATAGGAAGCTCCCCAGTCGTCACTATGCGGAACTATCAAAAAGAGTTAATGGCCTATACAAGAGGATTTGGCAGATTGTTTTGCACCTTTAAAGGATATGACTATTGCCATAATGAAGAGGAAGTTGTTAAGCAAGTGGGTTACGATTCCGAAAGAGATATAGAAAATCCCACGGGCTCGGTATTTTGTTCCCAAGGAACAGGGTTTTTAGTTAGCTGGGATGAAGTAAAAGATTATATGCACATTGAAGGCTATCTTCAACCCAAACGAGATAATTTAGAAGAACAGTTTCATAATAAAATATCTTCTGATAGTAAATGGATAAGCTTAGAGGAAATCGATCAAATTTTAGACAAAACGGTATCAAATCAAGGGAAGAAGTCTCCGTGGAAAAAAACGAAATCATCTGTGGAACGCTACTACAAATCAATGGGCCCCACCGGTGAATTTAAGTCTAAAGAAATGGAACAAAAGAAGGAAAATTATCTTCTTGTAGATGGCTATAATATAATTTTTGCTTGGCCTGAGCTTAAGGAACTTGCAGAGAATAATCTAGATAGTGCAAGGGCCAAACTATTGGATATATTAAGTAATTATAAGGCAATTAAAGAGTATAAAATTATTGTAGTTTTTGATGCCTATAGAGTAAAAGGGCATAAAGAAGAAATGATTGATTACCAGGATATCTATGTTGTATATACGAAGGAAGCACAGACCGCA harbors:
- a CDS encoding GTP-binding protein gives rise to the protein MTNKLTIGILANVDAGKTTLSESMLYLSGKIGKIGRVDNQDAYLDTDDIEKARGITIFSSQANFEICSTQITLLDTPGHTDFSVEMERTLQVLDYAILVISGADGVQSHTKTLWTLLEMYGIPVFLFINKMDQKGIDKIRLMKSLKERLGDGCISFEKDTGNGFYEEIAMGGETLLEEYLDTGRVETESIKSAIKSRKIFPCFFGSALKLEGIDFFMEKMIQYSKGPLYPEAFGARIFKISRDEQGNRLTHMKLTGGSLRVRDILTGDNWEEKVNQIRIYSGKDFEAVSEVQRGMICAVTGLTQTKPGEGLGTEKSFLKSILEPVLSYQIKLPKDCSPREIMPKLREIEEENPELHIVWNETLQEIQVQIMGEVQTEILQSLVKKRFNVDISFDEGHIVYKETITNTVEGVGHFEPLRHYAEVHLLLEPGERGSGLQFETVCSEDVLSKNWQRLVLTHLEEKTHKGVLTGSAITDMKITLVSGRAHNKHTEGGDFREATYRAVRQGLKESQSILLEPYYSFQLEVPRNMVGRAMTDIEKMYGTSEILQTDDEMTTLIGSSPVVTMRNYQKELMAYTRGFGRLFCTFKGYDYCHNEEEVVKQVGYDSERDIENPTGSVFCSQGTGFLVSWDEVKDYMHIEGYLQPKRDNLEEQFHNKISSDSKWISLEEIDQILDKTVSNQGKKSPWKKTKSSVERYYKSMGPTGEFKSKEMEQKKENYLLVDGYNIIFAWPELKELAENNLDSARAKLLDILSNYKAIKEYKIIVVFDAYRVKGHKEEMIDYQDIYVVYTKEAQTADQYIEKFSYEHNKEYNIIVATSDGLQQIIVRGAGSALLSARELKLEIEDANKNHLEGYMTLQQDVQNPLFDSIPSEVKSQMEIIKTTNPFKK